In Theropithecus gelada isolate Dixy chromosome 13, Tgel_1.0, whole genome shotgun sequence, one DNA window encodes the following:
- the AGBL5 gene encoding cytosolic carboxypeptidase-like protein 5 encodes MELRCGGLLFSSRFDSGNLAHVEKVESLSGDGEGVGGGASALTSGIASSPDYEFNVWTRPDCAETEFENGNRSWFYFSVRGGTPGKLIKINIMNMNKQSKLYSQGMAPFVRTLPTRPRWERIRDRPTFEMTETQFVLSFVHRFLEGRGATTFFAFCYPFSYSDCQDLLNQLDQRFPENHPTHSSPLDTIYYHRELLCYSLDGLRVDLLTITSCHGLREDREPRLEQLFPDTSTPRPFRFAGKRIFFLSSRVHPGETPSSFVFNGFLDFILRPDDPRAQTLRRLFVFKLIPMLNPDGVVRGHYRTDSRGVNLNRQYLKPDAVLHPAIYGAKAVLLYHHVHSRLNSQSSSEHQPSPCLPPDAPVSDLEKANNLQNEAQCGHSADMDNAEAWKQTEPAEQKLNSVWIVPQQSAALEEPAPDTIPPKESGVAYYVDLHGHASKRGCFMYGNSFSDESTQVENMLYPKLISLNSAHFDFQGCNFSEKNMYARDRRDGQSKEGSGRVAIYKASGIIHSYTLECNYNTGRSVNSIPAACHDNGRASPPPPPAFPSRYTVELFEQVGRAMAIAALDMAECNPWPRIVLSEHSSLTNLRAWMLKHVRNSRGLSSTLNVGVSKKRGPRTPPKSHNGLPVSCSENTLSRARSFSTGTSAGGSSSSQQNSPQMKNSPSFPFHGSRPAGLPGLGSSTQKVTHRVLGPVREPRSQDRRRRQQPLTHRPAGSLAPSPAPTSSGPASSHKLGSCLLPDSLNIPGSGCSLLSSGDKPEAVMVIGKGLLGTGARMPCIKTRLQARPRLGRGSPPTRRGMKGSSGPTSPTPRTRESSELEPGPCSAKPGLPQARPPRPRSAPAFSPISCSLSDSPSWNCYSGGPLGQPEVCFVPKSPPLTISPRV; translated from the exons ATGGAGCTGCGCTGTGGGGGACTGCTGTTCAGTTCTCGCTTTGATTCAGGGAATCTAGCCCACGTGGAGAAGGTGGAATCTTTGTCCGGTGATGGGGAAGGGGTAGGAGGTGGGGCGTCAGCCCTGACCAGTGGCATTGCCTCTTCCCCTGACTATGAATTCAATGTGTGGACCCGACCAGACTGTGCTGAAACGGAATTTGAGAATGGGAACAG GTCATGGTTCTACTTCAGCGTCCGGGGAGGAACACCAGGAAAACTCATCAAGATCAACATTATGAACATGAACAAGCAGAGCAAGCTGTATTCCCAGGGCATGGCCCCCTTTGTGCGCACACTGCCCACCCGGCCACGCTGGGAACGCATTCGAGACCGGCCCACCTTTGAG ATGACAGAGACACAGTTTGTGTTATCCTTTGTTCACCGTTTCCTGGAGGGCCGTGGGGCCACCACCTTCTTCGCCTTCTGCTACCCCTTCTCCTACAGTGACTGCCAGGATTTGCTAAACCAGCTAGACCAGCGCTTTCCGGAGAACCACCCTACCCATAGCAG CCCCCTGGATACCATCTATTACCATCGGGAGCTCCTTTGCTATTCTCTGGATGGACTTCGTGTAGATCTGCTGACGATCACTTCCTGCCATGGCCTTCGAGAAGATCGAGAGCCCCGTCTAGAGCAGCTATTTCCTGATACCAGCACCCCTCGACCATTCCGTTTCGCAGGCAAGAGA ATATTCTTCTTAAGCAGTAGAGTACACCCAGGGGAGACTCCATCTAGCTTTGTCTTCAATGGCTTTCTGGACTTCATCCTCCGACCTGATGATCCCCGGGCCCAAACCCTACGTCGCCTCTTCGTCTTTAAGCTGATTCCCATGTTGAACCCTGATGGTGTGGTTCGGGGACACTACCG CACAGACTCACGTGGAGTGAATCTGAACCGTCAGTACCTGAAGCCTGATGCTGTCCTGCACCCAGCCATCTATGGGGCCAAAGCTGTGCTTCTCTACCACCATGTGCACTCTCGTCTGAACTCCCAGAGTTCCTCTGAGCACCAGCCCAGTCCCTGTCTCCCTCCTGATGCTCCTGTTTCTGACCTGGAGAAAGCCAACAATCTCCAAAATGAAGCTCAGTGTGGGCACTCAGCTGACATGGATAACGCTGAAGCCTGGAAACAAACAGAGCCAGCAGAACAGAAGCTCAACAGTGTGTGGATTGTGCCACAACAGTCTGCAGCGCTTGAAGAGCCAGCCCCTGACACCATCCCCCCCAAAGAGAGTGGCGTTGCTTACTATGTGGACCTGCATGGACATGCTTCCAAAAGGGGCTGCTTCATGTACGGAAACAGCTTTAGTGATGAGAGCACCCAG GTGGAAAACATGCTGTATCCAAAGCTCATCTCCTTGAACTCAGCCCACTTCGACTTCCAGGGCTGCAATTTCTCAGAGAAGAATATGTATGCCCGAGACCGTAGAGATGGCCAGTCTAAAGAGGGAAGCGGCCGTGTTGCAATCTACAAAGCCTCAGGGATAATCCACAG CTACACACTTGAATGCAACTACAACACTGGACGCTCAGTAAACAGCATCCCTGCTGCCTGCCATGACAATGGGCGTGCCAGCCCCCCTCCCCCGCCGGCTTTCCCCTCCAGATACACTGTGGAACTATTTGAGCAG GTGGGACGAGCTATGGCCATCGCAGCTCTGGACATGGCGGAATGTAATCCATGGCCCCGAATTGTACTGTCAGAGCACAGCAGCCTTACTAATCTTCGGGCCTGGATGCTGAAACATGTACGCAACAGCCGAGGCCTAAGCAGCACTCTGAATGTGGGTGTCAGCAAGAAGAGGGGCCCTCGAACTCCACCCAAAAGTCACAA TGGGTTGCCTGTTTCCTGCTCCGAAAACACCTTGAGCCGGGCACGAAGTTTTAGCACTGGCACAAGTGCTGGTGGTAGCAGCAGCAGCCAACAAAATTCTCCACAGATGAAGAATTCCCCCAGCTTTCCTTTTCATGGCAGTCGGCCTGCAGGGCTGCCAGGCCTGGGCTCTAGTACCCAAAAGGTCACCCACCGGGTGCTGGGCCCCGTCAGAG AGCCCCGAAGCCAGGACAGGAGACGGCGGCAGCAGCCACTGACCCATCGCCCTGCAGGCAGCCTTGCTCCATCCCCAGCTCCTACTAGTTCTGGCCCAGCCTCCTCACACAAGCTGGGCTCCTGTCTACTGCCCGATTCACTCAACATACCAG GGAGCGGCTGCTCACTCTTGTCCTCCGGGGACAAACCAGAGGCTGTCATGGTAATCGGGAAAGGTCTGCTAGGGACTGGAGCTCGGATGCCCTGCATCAAGACTCGATTGCAG GCTAGGCCCAGGTTGGGCCGGGGCTCACCGCCGACTCGCAGAGGGATGAAAGGCTCTTCAGGCCCCACATCCCCTACCCCCCGGACCAGGGAGAGCAGTGAGCTGGAGCCGGGACCCTGCTCTGCTAAACCAGG GCTGCCTCAGGCCAGGCCCCCACGGCCCCGCTCTGCCCCTGCCTTTTCTCCTATATCCTGTAGTCTGTCTGACTCCCCATCTTGGAATTGTTACAGCGGGGGTCCCTTGGGCCAACCTGAGGTTTGTTTTGTCCCTAAATCTCCCCCACTCACTATTTCTCCCCGGGTCTGA
- the OST4 gene encoding dolichyl-diphosphooligosaccharide--protein glycosyltransferase subunit 4 codes for MITDVQLAIFANMLGVSLFLLVVLYHYVAVNNPKKQE; via the coding sequence ATGATCACCGACGTGCAGCTCGCCATCTTCGCCAACATGCTGGGCGTGTCGCTCTTCTTGCTTGTTGTTCTCTATCACTACGTGGCCGTCAACAATCCCAAGAAGCAGGAATGA